A DNA window from Arachis hypogaea cultivar Tifrunner chromosome 18, arahy.Tifrunner.gnm2.J5K5, whole genome shotgun sequence contains the following coding sequences:
- the LOC112772653 gene encoding probable inactive leucine-rich repeat receptor-like protein kinase At3g03770 isoform X3: MMAKPVSNSNSHSHLIPLLILILFFSTIFHLSEQLQFSQTQTLQNFQNLLGYPQELLTLNTNTDFCNIEPTPHFTLVCYEENLTQLHVVGNGFSPNALPQNFSSETLFATLATLSSLKVLSLVSLGLWGPIPQTISQLSSLEILNISSNHFSGVVPSQISLLKNLQSLVLDNNLLEGVIPSEIGTLQGLAVLSMKNNSLSGTVPDSVRTLQTLRVLDLSNNKISGDLPSLRHLSNLQDLNLENNKFGPHFPSLPTKLVSLVLKNNSFKLGLPSGLVTFYQLQKLDVSLNGFVGPFLPALLSLPSLNYLDASSNKFTGMLFKNDTCNDELVFVNLSSNLLRGELPTCLKPVVLYAGNCLSNDDGRNQNPASFCSNEAIAVKIMPPQENHKRTTGKTVLVSSMGGIVGGALIVGVVILVVSRVHKKGSVVKTPVKPTLEIVISQAKKEEEDEDKEEEEKETEKEGMVAASSRSLSISVLQRIMKRVPDKGAVESFTRSMKEHVMNRMHNKNGVRTSTRSIIEHASSVNTAKLLTDARYISETMKMGASFPAYRTFALDELKEATNNFDASSFVSEGPHGQIYKGVLSDGMPITIRGLKMRKRHSPQNYMHHIELISKLRHSHLISALGHSFECNQDDSSVSTIFLIFEFVPNKSLRSYVSGSPSEKLSWTQRILAAIGVVKGIQFLHTGIVPGLYSNNLKITDVLLDNNLNVKISSYNLPLSAETRRLVTNGPYPGLKGNFQERIMDADKNDVYDIGVILLETILGRPLMFHNEVGTLKDLLQVSIKTDDIARRSIVDPAVHKECSNESLMTMMEICVRCLSNDPTERPSVDDVLWNLHFAVQVQNSWRRDSNDQRGSPASSSSHETRVV, translated from the exons ATGATGGCAAAACCAGTTTCCAATTCCAATTCCCACTCACACCTAATTCCATTACTCATTTTGATCCTGTTCTTTTCCACCATCTTCCATCTCTCAGAGCAGTTACAATTTTCTCAGACCCAAACACTTCAAAACTTCCAGAACCTTCTCGGCTACCCCCAAGAACTTTTAACCCTCAACACCAACACAGACTTCTGCAACATTGAACCAACCCCACACTTCACACTCGTTTGCTATGAAGAAAATCTCACACAGCTGCATGTTGTTGGCAACGGTTTCAGTCCCAACGCATTGCCACAGAACTTCTCATCAGAAACACTATTCGCCACACTCGCCACACTCTCAAGCTTAAAAGTCCTCAGTCTCGTTTCTCTTGGTCTCTGGGGTCCAATACCTCAAACCATTTCTCAGTTATCTTCTCTTGAAATACTCAACATAAGTTCAAACCATTTCAGTGGTGTTGTTCCGTCACAGATTTCACTTCTCAAGAACCTTCAATCACTGGTTCTTGATAACAACCTTTTAGAAGGCGTTATTCCAAGCGAAATAGGGACTCTTCAAGGCTTGGCTGTGCTTAGTATGAAGAACAATTCGCTCAGTGGAACCGTTCCAGATTCAGTTAGAACATTACAAACACTGCGAGTTTTGGATTTGTCAAATAACAAAATCTCAGGGGATTTACCTAGCCTTCGCCATCTGTCGAACCTTCAAGATCTTAACCTGGAGAACAACAAATTCGGGCCTCATTTTCCATCTCTTCCAACTAAATTGGTTTCGCTTGTTCTAAAGAATAACAGCTTTAAGCTTGGTCTTCCTTCGGGTTTAGTCACTTTCTACCAGCTTCAGAAACTCGACGTTTCGCTTAACGGTTTCGTTGGGCCGTTCTTACCTGCGTTGTTATCTCTTCCTTCTCTTAATTACCTTGATGCTTCCTCAAACAAGTTCACCGGAATGCTGTTCAAGAACGACACGTGTAATGATGAGCTTGTTTTCGTGAACTTGTCTTCGAATCTGTTGAGAGGGGAACTTCCCACATGTTTGAAACCGGTCGTTCTATACGCCGGGAATTGTTTATCGAACGACGACGGCCGGAATCAGAACCCTGCCAGCTTCTGCAGCAACGAGGCTATTGCTGTTAAAATCATGCCTCCTCAAGAGAATCACAAGAGGACAACCGGAAAAACGGTTCTCGTGTCCAGTATGGGAGGGATAGTTGGTGGAGCATTGATTGTTGGAGTGGTTATTTTGGTAGTTAGCCGGGTTCATAAGAAGGGTAGTGTTGTAAAAACACCTGTGAAACCGACCTTGGAGATCGTTATCAGCCAGGcgaaaaaggaagaggaagacgaagacaaagaggaagaagaaaaggaaacggAAAAGGAAGGCATGGTAGCTGCTTCTTCAAGATCCTTGTCCATATCCGTGTTGCAGCGGATCATGAAAAGGGTGCCGGATAAGGGCGCTGTGGAGTCGTTTACAAGGTCCATGAAGGAGCATGTCATGAACAGAATGCATAACAAAAATGGTGTGAGGACAAGTACAAGGTCTATAATAGAACATGCATCTTCAGTGAACACTGCAAAGCTGCTCACAGATGCAA GGTATATATCAGAAACAATGAAGATGGGAGCCAGCTTTCCAGCTTACAGAACCTTTGCTTTGGATGAACTGAAGGAAGCTACAAATAATTTTGATGCATCAAGTTTCGTTAGTGAGGGTCCACATGGCCAG ATATATAAGGGGGTGCTCTCCGATGGAATGCCTATTACAATCAGAGGATTGAAAATGCGAAAGAGACATAGCCCTCAAAATTACATGCACCACATTGAGTTGATTTCGAAACTTCGGCATTCACACTTGATCAGTGCTCTTGGTCATTCATTTGAATGCAACCAGGATGATTCAAGCGTCAGCACTATATTCCTCATATTTGAGTTTGTTCCAAACAAGAGTTTAAGGAGTTATGTGTCTG GATCTCCTAGTGAAAAGCTTTCTTGGACGCAGAGGATATTAGCTGCGATTGGAGTGGTAAAAGGCATTCAATTCTTGCACACAGGGATAGTGCCTGGACTATATTCCAATAATCTGAAGATAACTGATGTTCTTTTGGATAACAATCTTAATGTTAAAATAAGCAGTTATAATCTGCCACTCTCTGCAGAAACTAGAAGACTG GTCACCAATGGACCTTACCCTGGATTAAAAGGAAACTTCCAAGAaag GATAATGgatgcagacaagaatgatgtcTATGATATTGGGGTAATCTTGCTTGAAACCATTTTGGGTCGACCATTGATGTTCCACAATGAAGTTGGCACTCTCAAAGATCTT TTACAAGTAAGCATAAAAACTGATGATATAGCAAGGAGGAGTATTGTTGACCCAGCAGTTCACAAGGAATGCTCAAATGAATCATTAATGACAATGATGGAGATTTGTGTAAGGTGCCTCTCCAATGATCCTACTGAAAGGCCTTCTGTGGATGATGTTCTCTGGAATCTGCATTTCGCTGTGCAAGTTCAGAATTCTTGGAGGAGAGACTCTAATGATCAGAGAGGCTCACCCGCATCATCATCCTCCCATGAGACAAGAGTTGTATGA
- the LOC112772653 gene encoding probable inactive leucine-rich repeat receptor-like protein kinase At3g03770 isoform X2, whose protein sequence is MMAKPVSNSNSHSHLIPLLILILFFSTIFHLSEQLQFSQTQTLQNFQNLLGYPQELLTLNTNTDFCNIEPTPHFTLVCYEENLTQLHVVGNGFSPNALPQNFSSETLFATLATLSSLKVLSLVSLGLWGPIPQTISQLSSLEILNISSNHFSGVVPSQISLLKNLQSLVLDNNLLEGVIPSEIGTLQGLAVLSMKNNSLSGTVPDSVRTLQTLRVLDLSNNKISGDLPSLRHLSNLQDLNLENNKFGPHFPSLPTKLVSLVLKNNSFKLGLPSGLVTFYQLQKLDVSLNGFVGPFLPALLSLPSLNYLDASSNKFTGMLFKNDTCNDELVFVNLSSNLLRGELPTCLKPVVLYAGNCLSNDDGRNQNPASFCSNEAIAVKIMPPQENHKRTTGKTVLVSSMGGIVGGALIVGVVILVVSRVHKKGSVVKTPVKPTLEIVISQAKKEEEDEDKEEEEKETEKEGMVAASSRSLSISVLQRIMKRVPDKGAVESFTRSMKEHVMNRMHNKNGVRTSTRSIIEHASSVNTAKLLTDARYISETMKMGASFPAYRTFALDELKEATNNFDASSFVSEGPHGQIYKGVLSDGMPITIRGLKMRKRHSPQNYMHHIELISKLRHSHLISALGHSFECNQDDSSVSTIFLIFEFVPNKSLRSYVSAGSPSEKLSWTQRILAAIGVVKGIQFLHTGIVPGLYSNNLKITDVLLDNNLNVKISSYNLPLSAETRRLVTNGPYPGLKGNFQERIMDADKNDVYDIGVILLETILGRPLMFHNEVGTLKDLLQVSIKTDDIARRSIVDPAVHKECSNESLMTMMEICVRCLSNDPTERPSVDDVLWNLHFAVQVQNSWRRDSNDQRGSPASSSSHETRVV, encoded by the exons ATGATGGCAAAACCAGTTTCCAATTCCAATTCCCACTCACACCTAATTCCATTACTCATTTTGATCCTGTTCTTTTCCACCATCTTCCATCTCTCAGAGCAGTTACAATTTTCTCAGACCCAAACACTTCAAAACTTCCAGAACCTTCTCGGCTACCCCCAAGAACTTTTAACCCTCAACACCAACACAGACTTCTGCAACATTGAACCAACCCCACACTTCACACTCGTTTGCTATGAAGAAAATCTCACACAGCTGCATGTTGTTGGCAACGGTTTCAGTCCCAACGCATTGCCACAGAACTTCTCATCAGAAACACTATTCGCCACACTCGCCACACTCTCAAGCTTAAAAGTCCTCAGTCTCGTTTCTCTTGGTCTCTGGGGTCCAATACCTCAAACCATTTCTCAGTTATCTTCTCTTGAAATACTCAACATAAGTTCAAACCATTTCAGTGGTGTTGTTCCGTCACAGATTTCACTTCTCAAGAACCTTCAATCACTGGTTCTTGATAACAACCTTTTAGAAGGCGTTATTCCAAGCGAAATAGGGACTCTTCAAGGCTTGGCTGTGCTTAGTATGAAGAACAATTCGCTCAGTGGAACCGTTCCAGATTCAGTTAGAACATTACAAACACTGCGAGTTTTGGATTTGTCAAATAACAAAATCTCAGGGGATTTACCTAGCCTTCGCCATCTGTCGAACCTTCAAGATCTTAACCTGGAGAACAACAAATTCGGGCCTCATTTTCCATCTCTTCCAACTAAATTGGTTTCGCTTGTTCTAAAGAATAACAGCTTTAAGCTTGGTCTTCCTTCGGGTTTAGTCACTTTCTACCAGCTTCAGAAACTCGACGTTTCGCTTAACGGTTTCGTTGGGCCGTTCTTACCTGCGTTGTTATCTCTTCCTTCTCTTAATTACCTTGATGCTTCCTCAAACAAGTTCACCGGAATGCTGTTCAAGAACGACACGTGTAATGATGAGCTTGTTTTCGTGAACTTGTCTTCGAATCTGTTGAGAGGGGAACTTCCCACATGTTTGAAACCGGTCGTTCTATACGCCGGGAATTGTTTATCGAACGACGACGGCCGGAATCAGAACCCTGCCAGCTTCTGCAGCAACGAGGCTATTGCTGTTAAAATCATGCCTCCTCAAGAGAATCACAAGAGGACAACCGGAAAAACGGTTCTCGTGTCCAGTATGGGAGGGATAGTTGGTGGAGCATTGATTGTTGGAGTGGTTATTTTGGTAGTTAGCCGGGTTCATAAGAAGGGTAGTGTTGTAAAAACACCTGTGAAACCGACCTTGGAGATCGTTATCAGCCAGGcgaaaaaggaagaggaagacgaagacaaagaggaagaagaaaaggaaacggAAAAGGAAGGCATGGTAGCTGCTTCTTCAAGATCCTTGTCCATATCCGTGTTGCAGCGGATCATGAAAAGGGTGCCGGATAAGGGCGCTGTGGAGTCGTTTACAAGGTCCATGAAGGAGCATGTCATGAACAGAATGCATAACAAAAATGGTGTGAGGACAAGTACAAGGTCTATAATAGAACATGCATCTTCAGTGAACACTGCAAAGCTGCTCACAGATGCAA GGTATATATCAGAAACAATGAAGATGGGAGCCAGCTTTCCAGCTTACAGAACCTTTGCTTTGGATGAACTGAAGGAAGCTACAAATAATTTTGATGCATCAAGTTTCGTTAGTGAGGGTCCACATGGCCAG ATATATAAGGGGGTGCTCTCCGATGGAATGCCTATTACAATCAGAGGATTGAAAATGCGAAAGAGACATAGCCCTCAAAATTACATGCACCACATTGAGTTGATTTCGAAACTTCGGCATTCACACTTGATCAGTGCTCTTGGTCATTCATTTGAATGCAACCAGGATGATTCAAGCGTCAGCACTATATTCCTCATATTTGAGTTTGTTCCAAACAAGAGTTTAAGGAGTTATGTGTCTG CAGGATCTCCTAGTGAAAAGCTTTCTTGGACGCAGAGGATATTAGCTGCGATTGGAGTGGTAAAAGGCATTCAATTCTTGCACACAGGGATAGTGCCTGGACTATATTCCAATAATCTGAAGATAACTGATGTTCTTTTGGATAACAATCTTAATGTTAAAATAAGCAGTTATAATCTGCCACTCTCTGCAGAAACTAGAAGACTG GTCACCAATGGACCTTACCCTGGATTAAAAGGAAACTTCCAAGAaag GATAATGgatgcagacaagaatgatgtcTATGATATTGGGGTAATCTTGCTTGAAACCATTTTGGGTCGACCATTGATGTTCCACAATGAAGTTGGCACTCTCAAAGATCTT TTACAAGTAAGCATAAAAACTGATGATATAGCAAGGAGGAGTATTGTTGACCCAGCAGTTCACAAGGAATGCTCAAATGAATCATTAATGACAATGATGGAGATTTGTGTAAGGTGCCTCTCCAATGATCCTACTGAAAGGCCTTCTGTGGATGATGTTCTCTGGAATCTGCATTTCGCTGTGCAAGTTCAGAATTCTTGGAGGAGAGACTCTAATGATCAGAGAGGCTCACCCGCATCATCATCCTCCCATGAGACAAGAGTTGTATGA
- the LOC112772653 gene encoding probable inactive leucine-rich repeat receptor-like protein kinase At3g03770 isoform X1, whose protein sequence is MMAKPVSNSNSHSHLIPLLILILFFSTIFHLSEQLQFSQTQTLQNFQNLLGYPQELLTLNTNTDFCNIEPTPHFTLVCYEENLTQLHVVGNGFSPNALPQNFSSETLFATLATLSSLKVLSLVSLGLWGPIPQTISQLSSLEILNISSNHFSGVVPSQISLLKNLQSLVLDNNLLEGVIPSEIGTLQGLAVLSMKNNSLSGTVPDSVRTLQTLRVLDLSNNKISGDLPSLRHLSNLQDLNLENNKFGPHFPSLPTKLVSLVLKNNSFKLGLPSGLVTFYQLQKLDVSLNGFVGPFLPALLSLPSLNYLDASSNKFTGMLFKNDTCNDELVFVNLSSNLLRGELPTCLKPVVLYAGNCLSNDDGRNQNPASFCSNEAIAVKIMPPQENHKRTTGKTVLVSSMGGIVGGALIVGVVILVVSRVHKKGSVVKTPVKPTLEIVISQAKKEEEDEDKEEEEKETEKEGMVAASSRSLSISVLQRIMKRVPDKGAVESFTRSMKEHVMNRMHNKNGVRTSTRSIIEHASSVNTAKLLTDARYISETMKMGASFPAYRTFALDELKEATNNFDASSFVSEGPHGQIYKGVLSDGMPITIRGLKMRKRHSPQNYMHHIELISKLRHSHLISALGHSFECNQDDSSVSTIFLIFEFVPNKSLRSYVSVPAGSPSEKLSWTQRILAAIGVVKGIQFLHTGIVPGLYSNNLKITDVLLDNNLNVKISSYNLPLSAETRRLVTNGPYPGLKGNFQERIMDADKNDVYDIGVILLETILGRPLMFHNEVGTLKDLLQVSIKTDDIARRSIVDPAVHKECSNESLMTMMEICVRCLSNDPTERPSVDDVLWNLHFAVQVQNSWRRDSNDQRGSPASSSSHETRVV, encoded by the exons ATGATGGCAAAACCAGTTTCCAATTCCAATTCCCACTCACACCTAATTCCATTACTCATTTTGATCCTGTTCTTTTCCACCATCTTCCATCTCTCAGAGCAGTTACAATTTTCTCAGACCCAAACACTTCAAAACTTCCAGAACCTTCTCGGCTACCCCCAAGAACTTTTAACCCTCAACACCAACACAGACTTCTGCAACATTGAACCAACCCCACACTTCACACTCGTTTGCTATGAAGAAAATCTCACACAGCTGCATGTTGTTGGCAACGGTTTCAGTCCCAACGCATTGCCACAGAACTTCTCATCAGAAACACTATTCGCCACACTCGCCACACTCTCAAGCTTAAAAGTCCTCAGTCTCGTTTCTCTTGGTCTCTGGGGTCCAATACCTCAAACCATTTCTCAGTTATCTTCTCTTGAAATACTCAACATAAGTTCAAACCATTTCAGTGGTGTTGTTCCGTCACAGATTTCACTTCTCAAGAACCTTCAATCACTGGTTCTTGATAACAACCTTTTAGAAGGCGTTATTCCAAGCGAAATAGGGACTCTTCAAGGCTTGGCTGTGCTTAGTATGAAGAACAATTCGCTCAGTGGAACCGTTCCAGATTCAGTTAGAACATTACAAACACTGCGAGTTTTGGATTTGTCAAATAACAAAATCTCAGGGGATTTACCTAGCCTTCGCCATCTGTCGAACCTTCAAGATCTTAACCTGGAGAACAACAAATTCGGGCCTCATTTTCCATCTCTTCCAACTAAATTGGTTTCGCTTGTTCTAAAGAATAACAGCTTTAAGCTTGGTCTTCCTTCGGGTTTAGTCACTTTCTACCAGCTTCAGAAACTCGACGTTTCGCTTAACGGTTTCGTTGGGCCGTTCTTACCTGCGTTGTTATCTCTTCCTTCTCTTAATTACCTTGATGCTTCCTCAAACAAGTTCACCGGAATGCTGTTCAAGAACGACACGTGTAATGATGAGCTTGTTTTCGTGAACTTGTCTTCGAATCTGTTGAGAGGGGAACTTCCCACATGTTTGAAACCGGTCGTTCTATACGCCGGGAATTGTTTATCGAACGACGACGGCCGGAATCAGAACCCTGCCAGCTTCTGCAGCAACGAGGCTATTGCTGTTAAAATCATGCCTCCTCAAGAGAATCACAAGAGGACAACCGGAAAAACGGTTCTCGTGTCCAGTATGGGAGGGATAGTTGGTGGAGCATTGATTGTTGGAGTGGTTATTTTGGTAGTTAGCCGGGTTCATAAGAAGGGTAGTGTTGTAAAAACACCTGTGAAACCGACCTTGGAGATCGTTATCAGCCAGGcgaaaaaggaagaggaagacgaagacaaagaggaagaagaaaaggaaacggAAAAGGAAGGCATGGTAGCTGCTTCTTCAAGATCCTTGTCCATATCCGTGTTGCAGCGGATCATGAAAAGGGTGCCGGATAAGGGCGCTGTGGAGTCGTTTACAAGGTCCATGAAGGAGCATGTCATGAACAGAATGCATAACAAAAATGGTGTGAGGACAAGTACAAGGTCTATAATAGAACATGCATCTTCAGTGAACACTGCAAAGCTGCTCACAGATGCAA GGTATATATCAGAAACAATGAAGATGGGAGCCAGCTTTCCAGCTTACAGAACCTTTGCTTTGGATGAACTGAAGGAAGCTACAAATAATTTTGATGCATCAAGTTTCGTTAGTGAGGGTCCACATGGCCAG ATATATAAGGGGGTGCTCTCCGATGGAATGCCTATTACAATCAGAGGATTGAAAATGCGAAAGAGACATAGCCCTCAAAATTACATGCACCACATTGAGTTGATTTCGAAACTTCGGCATTCACACTTGATCAGTGCTCTTGGTCATTCATTTGAATGCAACCAGGATGATTCAAGCGTCAGCACTATATTCCTCATATTTGAGTTTGTTCCAAACAAGAGTTTAAGGAGTTATGTGTCTG TGCCAGCAGGATCTCCTAGTGAAAAGCTTTCTTGGACGCAGAGGATATTAGCTGCGATTGGAGTGGTAAAAGGCATTCAATTCTTGCACACAGGGATAGTGCCTGGACTATATTCCAATAATCTGAAGATAACTGATGTTCTTTTGGATAACAATCTTAATGTTAAAATAAGCAGTTATAATCTGCCACTCTCTGCAGAAACTAGAAGACTG GTCACCAATGGACCTTACCCTGGATTAAAAGGAAACTTCCAAGAaag GATAATGgatgcagacaagaatgatgtcTATGATATTGGGGTAATCTTGCTTGAAACCATTTTGGGTCGACCATTGATGTTCCACAATGAAGTTGGCACTCTCAAAGATCTT TTACAAGTAAGCATAAAAACTGATGATATAGCAAGGAGGAGTATTGTTGACCCAGCAGTTCACAAGGAATGCTCAAATGAATCATTAATGACAATGATGGAGATTTGTGTAAGGTGCCTCTCCAATGATCCTACTGAAAGGCCTTCTGTGGATGATGTTCTCTGGAATCTGCATTTCGCTGTGCAAGTTCAGAATTCTTGGAGGAGAGACTCTAATGATCAGAGAGGCTCACCCGCATCATCATCCTCCCATGAGACAAGAGTTGTATGA